Proteins from one Gossypium raimondii isolate GPD5lz chromosome 8, ASM2569854v1, whole genome shotgun sequence genomic window:
- the LOC105792012 gene encoding GATA transcription factor 26, whose protein sequence is MGKQGPCYHCGVTSTPLWRNGPPEKPVLCNACGSRWRTKGTLTNYTPLHARVEPEDYEDHRASRLKIISINKNKEVKLLKRKSNHDKAVVVPDYNQGNRKFVDDDTSNRSSSGSAISNSESCAQFGCADAGDLTGPAQSNVWDSMVPSKKRTCVNRPKPSSVEKLTKDLYTILHEQQSSYFSGSSEEDLLLESETPMVSVEIGHGSVLIRHPSSIAREEESEASSLSVENRQYSRNEAYSYSSSFPACNDSKGIKFLGHGIERAKSSAGQGIQHEQLNRDKSQHEKSLLMESHNSPLCNIDLNDILNYEEFVKCLTNEEQQQLLQYLPPLDIANLPDSLESMFESPQFKENLCYFQQLLEEGVFSVSVPGVKVEDCKTLKRLALFDLTKSHWVERRQTLKKCNSIPGSMNARGPNAIASNNSVTMKRSRNSQIQNFPESRTLKSPKRVIMKASCENKELIDNDGFCFSPRSLFALPSDGSSLMLDSLHFVDESSDQDLLLDVPSNGSFAQAELLHPALSFGQQASTSSSSAHPNPFHP, encoded by the exons ATGGGCAAGCAAGGGCCTTGCTATCACTGTGGAGTTACAA GCACTCCTCTTTGGCGCAATGGACCTCCCGAGAAGCCAGTATTGTGCAATGCATGTGGATCAAGGTGGAGGACTAAAGGGACACTTACAAATTATACCCCACTTCATGCCAGGGTTGAACCTGAAGATTATGAGGATCATAGGGCCTCCAGATTGAAGATCATATCTATAAATAAGAACAAAGAAGTAAAACtgctgaaaagaaaatcaaatcatgATAAAGCAGTTGTTGTCCCTGATTACAACCAGGGGAACCGTAAGTTTGTGGATGATGATACGAGTAATAGATCAAGTTCTGGATCAGCCATATCTAATTCAGAAAGCTGTGCCCAATTTGGGTGTGCCGATGCTGGTGACTTGACAG GCCCTGCCCAATCCAATGTGTGGGACTCAATGGTACCATCTAAGAAAAGAACCTGCGTAAATCGTCCAAAGCCATCTTCAGTCGAGAAACTTACAAAAGATTTATATACTATTTTACATGAACAACAGTCTTCATATTTCTCTGGATCTTCTGAGGAGGATTTGCTTCTTGAGAGTGAGACACCCATGGTTTCTGTTGAGATTGGACATGGAAGTGTTTTAATTAGACATCCAAGCTCAATAGCTCGGGAAGAGGAATCAGAAGCTAGTTCCCTCTCAGTTGAAAACAGACAATACTCAAGGAATGAGGCTTATTCATATTCTTCAAGCTTCCCTGCATGCAATGATAGCAAGGGCATCAAGTTTTTAGGTCATGGAATTGAAAGGGCTAAGAGCTCTGCTGGACAAGGCATCCAGCACGAACAACTTAATAG GGACAAATCTCAGCATGAAAAATCACTACTGATGGAAAGTCATAATTCTCCACTGTGCAACATAGATTTAAAT GATATTCTCAACTATGAGGAATTTGTGAAATGTTTAACAAATGAGGAGCAGCAACAGTTGCTGCAGTATCTACCTCCACTTGACATTGCCAACCTCCCCGATAG CCTCGAAAGCATGTTTGAAAGCCCTCAATTCAAGGAGAACTTATGTTACTTTCAGCAACTGCTTGAAGAAGGGGTCTTTAGTGTATCTGTACCAGGGGTGAAAGTTGAAGATTGTAAGACATTGAAAAGACTTGCATTATTCGACTTAACAAAATCCCATTGGGTGGAACGCCGTCAGACACTTAAG AAATGTAATAGTATTCCAGGATCTATGAATGCTAGAGGACCAAATGCCATTGCATCAAATAATTCGGTAACTATGAAGAGATCACGCAACAGTCAAATTCAAAACTTTccag AATCAAGGACTTTAAAGAGCCCCAAAAGGGTGATCATGAAGGCTTCTTGTGAAAACAAAGAACTCATAGATAATGATGGTTTTTGCTTTAGTCCAAGAAGCCTATTTGCTTTGCCTTCTGATGGTAGCTCTCTCATGCTGGATTCTCTTCATTTTGTCGATGAAAGTTCCGACCAAGATTTGCTGCTGGATGTGCCGTCCAATGGCTCATTCGCGCAGGCAGAACTGCTTCATCCTGCTTTAAGTTTTGGGCAACAGGCAAGCACCAGTAGTAGCTCGGCACACCCAAATCCTTTCCATCCTTAG